The Bactrocera dorsalis isolate Fly_Bdor unplaced genomic scaffold, ASM2337382v1 BdCtg252, whole genome shotgun sequence genome has a segment encoding these proteins:
- the LOC105231895 gene encoding ATP synthase-coupling factor 6, mitochondrial produces MLSQSVLSTVRVLRTEARRSIGIMAPAFNKVSDPIQQLFLDKVRDYKKRSSGGKLVDSTPEIERELKNELERVAKQFGGDGKVDMTKFPEFKFPEVKIDSITSTN; encoded by the exons atgTTGTCGCAATCAGTACTGTCTACCGTACGCGTGCTGCGCACCGAGGCACGTCGTAGCATTGGCATCATGGCACCAGCGTTCAACAAAGTCTCCGACCCCATCCAACAGCTCTTCTTGGACAAAGTGCGCGACTACAAGAAGCGCAGCAG TGGTGGTAAATTGGTTGATTCAACACCCGAAATTGAACGCGAGTTGAAGAACGAATTGGAACGCGTTGCAAAGCAATTCGGCGGTGATGGCAAGGTCGATATGACTAAATTCCCCGAATTCAAGTTCCCTGAAGTCAAAATCGATTCCATCACTTCAACCaattag